AACACGGGAagtatggcctaacctggttcAGACCAGTTAGAAAAATTCTTTGTTATGGCATTTGTCGGGCATTTGTGGGTTAGCTGCTTTTATTAgaaaaccaatctaatccatatttcctaggcttaacttggcttgttATTTGTATGGAGaggcggataagcctggaaacgtcaaaatgcatacaaaaaaaaattggatcaGAGTATGATACCGGCCTTTGttagaacagaacagaacattacgcatatttttttattttatattaccgcagattcaaaatttcagatcAAATTTCTATAAGCCTAACAAATctttcaaaaaagaaaattattaaagataatattttttaattcacaTGCATTGCGTATGAGACTAGAATTTTCCGTGCCAAATTCTAAAATTGTAGATagtgtaaataaattcaacttGAATCAACTGCACtgaaatttttaaacttaaacatAAATAGCTGAAATAAATTACGCTCAATAAAATGCAAAGCTTGGATCTCAAACAGAATCGTGTAGAAGAAATGAAGTTTATATCTAgaagcatttttgttgttgtgttattgAGCGCATACGACAGCTGTAGTTAATAACTTCGTAGAAATAGAGTTATTTTCCtagcaaaattaaaaccattgtTATTGATGTACAGGCAGtacgagatacgcggttcttcttatacgcggattcggagatacgcgttttttttttaatttgtcagctgagttagtttatagcacataatgtaagcaaaaaggtttaaaattggtctaaaatagcttcctctGTCATATAAAACGTTtgcttttagtttattttaatgtattctatcaaaaagtagcctggtttgctgaataaattaagcgCAGAGAAgaaagtcaactatctaactttgaagtataaacgattttacattcaaattcgacttacgcggaaattcgagatacgcggattatagcggtccgctataatagcgaaTCTCGGGAACTGCCTATACTAAGCTAGCGAGTACCAATGCTTCACgactttattaaaaacaaccgACACACCTTTTCTGCCGGtacttttattgaaaaaaaaaaattaattttacattgaCCATTTATCAATTTTCTGGCATAGCGAGACGGATGATCATTTGTAATTATTGGAAAATTTGTAACAGGATTTCAAGTCGGTGATATCGGTGATAGTAAGAAACTTATCATTGTGAAATGCTACGAACAATTTAATTCCCATTTTACCGACCGCTGTTGCGAGCATAATTTGTAATTAAGCGTTTTAGCTGTTTAACCGCATACCGACTTTGGAAGGTTATGGCAAGAAGTATTACCGTTAACGTTCAAAGTGAAAAAAGCTCACATGAGCCAAAGCGTTCTTTTGGTTGGATTAATAAGATTGCTCGCATAGATATAACACGTCCGAGGGCAATATGTGACCAAAATTGCCAAAACTTTGGCTGATAATTCTCACGacgtttccttccattcctAGATTCCCTCACTTTACGATCTTTTTTCATCGTATGTGATATTGGTAGCCGGTACGTGAAGCGATATGATAGAGCTTTAGATGGCAATGCCCTACATTTGGCATGGCAAATACTAATACAATGGCAGCACGAATgctgagcgaaagaaaaaaaagatgagtAAGGAAAGGAATGGCTAGTAAAAGCGGCTGTAATAATTTGTTCTTGTGCATGCAGGAACAGGAGTTTTCTTGCGGAAAAGTGTTTCGTAATGGtaatgaagcttttttttattatatgttttgttgtgagtGTTTATACTTCTTATTTCTTCCTATTATTGATTTGatagcttttattttttatcttacaatacaactaaacaaactaaaaTCTCTTTGAAATCGCTTTGTGGTACTTGTTAGCGGCATCGGTCCCACACCACAGGATCGGTGAAAATCCCATATGGATCATTCCCTCGTATTGTCTGTTCAGatatgtggtaaaataagtctgtGCAACCTGGCCCGATCTCacgattaaaacatttttaaataattttattttttactcgCTGGGCATCTATTTAATGTGGGCTCAACAATACGACATTCTAGGTTCGATTCCAGAACATTGAATTTTCcaatattaatttatatttgataTTCGAATCCccaaaaacaatggaaatagTATTTTATTGACTTTTTAGTCGATATCTGGAGAAATTCCATACGAAACTTTTTTCACTTCCGTCAACTTCACCAGCTATTGCCACTCGTCATCTGATATTGTTTTGTCTCGCCGATTCAAAACTGTCCTGTCTCCATATTTCAGAACAGTAATGTAGTGGAATTCTGTGTTTGATATTTCTGATTTTCGTAATTTTCTAATTTTGTATAGTAATTGCAAGTTACCATGCCAGTAATAATTTTTTAACCAACACAATCTTTTGGTGTACTACGACATATCTAGCATTACCATTCATCATGAAAAGAATAATATTATAATCATTAAAACTCCCTCTCACGTTAAACAACTGGACCTCAGTGGTATTGCAATGCCATTGCAGACATTCcttgattttttgttaatcGCAGTTGGATCTGGTATGACCAGCTTTAGGAAGAATGGCCAGAATAAAATTTGGCATTGATCCTGTCGTGAGAAAACAAGGAATAGGGAAGATTAAATTAATAGAAAATTCTTTGAAATATATTCTACCGAAATATCGTTTACTGAACAGACCGCAAATACGTTAAAATCCAGGAGAAACCGTTGATAAACTATAGTCTAACCGAATCGGGGTAGAAAACTGTGATTAAACTGACATTGTTCAAAAATACATACGATTGGATGAAATCTTCACATTGAATAAGTTTTTTTCAATGTGTCACATTTCGAAAAAATCAAGTATGCATTAATAGAAAAACGATGTGTTCGATGAAAAAGCCATCATAATAGTCTTGCAAAACTAATATTGGCGATAACGTATGTGCTGAAAAAGATCTCGTTTTTACATTGGAAACTCAgttcatttcaaaacaaaactgcaaatAGTGGATgatttgtgttgttatttcttCTAATTTGCTATTTACTATCAAATTGTGCCAGAACATACTGGCTGAGAGTGTTTCATATCGATGTAAATGTACGAGTGTAAATGTGACAAAATGATCACAAGTTTCTTCACAATGATCGAAGAGGTTTGTAATGTGCAGAAACTCGGCCATTTTTGCATATATAGACACTCGCACCACCAACCTAAAATTGGTTCTTTGAACTTGCTACGTGAAAATCAAGCGGACGATAGAAATTGCGATATTGGATCGAAGAATGTTATAAAACATGGTATATTGTAAAAAAAGTTCCGTATATAATAGCTCATATAATAGCTCAGTTTTTTGTTCATCACCTAAAACATAAACTTGAATGAAACAGGCTTATACAAATTTCACCGATTGTTACCGGTTATTCACTACATTACGTAACTGGAAGAACATGTTATCAAAGTAGTGGCGTTAAGGTTTTCTTAGTGCATACACGCGTTTGTATGTAGACTAGCTTAACGGCACGCTTACAGGGCTACGCAACAGAACTCCGAGGTGTACGCAAGAGAGCTGTCTTTCTGAGACTTTCACCGTATTGTTAAACCATGGAGGCAGTCTTCCAAAATAGAAAATTGCTAAAAGCTATGCACACTCAGACTGTAGTATGACCAGCAGGCAGTCAGCACCACAGCGCATATTtaaacatcaatgttattgtcggtgctgacttttgagcCAAGACAGGTGAAGTTTTGGACACTCAAATCTGCTATCTGGTCGTCAAACCGATGTTGTGTATAGCGATTTCAGTGCTGCCTTCGACAATGTACCCCTCGACTTTCTGATTCTCAAGCACGAAAGACTTGGTTTTGGAGGTCGGTCCATCATTCATCGTGCCTGTCCGATTGCTTTGTATGCTCTTCTGGTGAACCTCAAGGAACTTATCTTAGTCCTTTTCTGTTTCTCTTATTTGTCAAAGACTGCACCTCTATCCTCTATCCTCTATTCCTCCCTAGGGATTCCTGCCCTATGCAGATGACCTCACAATTTTCCTTCCTGTAACCTCATCGGTTGATTGTTATACTCTCCAATTCTTCCTTAACTCCCTCTCTGTATGGTGTTTCAAGAATGGCCTATTCTTCTGTCCCGATAAGTGTGGTGTGATTTCATTTACCTAATCTGTTATAATCCGGTACAGGTATACTGTTTGTGACTATGTTATACGTCGTGTATCGTCGTTAAAGGATCTTGGTGTGTGGCTTGACGAGACCCTCACATTCAACTccttcaaacttcaaactcCAACTTCAAATTCATTCACAGTTATTAGCAAAGCTAACAATGCAATGGGTTTTATTATACGGCTTTCGTCTAATATTCTTGATCCCCTCTATCTGTAGTCCCTCTACTGTTGTTAGGTTCGATCTACCCTGAAATATGCAGTGGTAGTCTGACCTCCCCCGGGTTCTACTGCGATGGCCAGACTGGAGAGTGTGGAGAGCGGATAGCCCTCTCTAGCATTAGGTTGGAAAGTAGACAAGCTAGCTCATCTCCTTGGCGCATACCCTTGGTAGTAGCTAAGGGCCCCTAagcgttttccatccaccatcacctggcatgtgacgttggtcattgtcattcgtactagtcGGGTATATTTGGCCAGGATTCCAAAAGAGCTCATTCCATTGTAAAGTTTTACCTTGGCAATGCAGTCGCATGCAGCCTTGAAGTCGATGAAAAGATGGAATGTAGCTGCTGCTCCGCCATCTTTTCCAAGATCTGccgcatggtgaagatctgatcaattgttgattttttgtttcccctaCATTCTCcagtaaaaagaaaatcaaaattaaatctGCGAAATAAATTACATCTTTACAATGCATTCTTCAGACCTCTATGAATGTACGATGCTTCTGTATGGAAGAGTTGCGTCAAAACtaacttaaaaaaattacaaatttgtcaaaacaaattactAAAAATTATCTTAAATAATCCACCATGGTCTATACCATACTATACTATTACTATTGATTGTCAATCTTCTTATTTTAAGTTATATTGACCTGATATTTGTATTGTACGATGCTTCTGTATGGAAGAGTTGCGTCAAAACtaacttaaaaaaattacaaatttgtcaaaacaaattactAAAAATTATCTTAAATATTCCACCATGGTCTATACTATACTATAATATTACTATTGATTGTCAATCTTCTTATTTTAAGTTATATTGACCtgatatttgtattttttaaatcgtaGTGAATGGCCAAGAGACGGCCTTGTCACTTATAGAACTAACTTAAGAGGCTAAAAGAAACAGAACGGAGACAAGTATAACGCAGCACCAATTACCTAATTTAGCACTAGTCCTAGTTGAAGCAGTCAAATTTTTTATTAACGCTAAAAGCATAGGATCATTAATACAATCTACAATAATTTTGCTTATAAAAGTAAAATGCACAGTTTCACGACGAGTTGCAAGAGTATCGAGTCCAAAAATCAAAAGTCCAAACCATCATTATGAATTTTAATACCAGGTTgcactaaaacaaaaattgtatcaTTGCGGAAAGATTATCGAGCGAACCCATTACGCTAAATTTCCAATGTGATGTCACATCAagaaattgtacaataaaaataataaagaaagaCTTCACCAACTAAcataagtttattttattatttttttcctaacaAGTGGCGCTAATAAAAAACCTTGTAGTAAAATGCCATCAAAAGAGTTAACTGATCTCTCCACTAAAAACATGTGATTCAACACACCGTCAAAGCATGGACCCGAAATCATATTACAAGCATTGCAACATGAAATGGGAGGTGTTATCCCGTAACATGTTTCGATATTGGTATTGGCTTTTCCATACGCCTTTTTCGTAAATGGCAAATGTTatagaaataagaaaaatactGTGCGCTGTAGTTAAAAATACTGTTTTTTGTCACTTTACTTAACTccgtttttttaatgattcagCCGAATTATAGTTCAGGCTCTATTAGCTACAAATAGCAGCAAAAGTGCTTCAACTAGCTTTATTGGGCTACTAGTCATCCACAAAGAGCATACCGTAGTTCAATTTGGCTGTAAACATCATTCATCATTCGCTGTCGCATAGCTTATGTAAACAATTATTGGTGCTATTGCGTAGATTTAACAAGGAATTGTATGTGGATTACAAGCGATCAAATTATGTATGTACTATGAGAAAATCAGTAATATCTATCGGACACAAACATTACATTGATACATAGGATGAATGAAGCAAGCAGGTTGATAAATAGGAATAGAGCCAAAAAGCTCTTTTTTGAAATACTACTGTAAAAGTTACAGATCACACGATTTTCGAGTTCTGATGACagagttttattattattattattggatAATTATATGATTATTCTGGATCTGAACTATGTACTAGTTGAATTAGAATGTGTCGAGATAGATCTAGGATAGTTCTGGatcttacaaaaaaacatagctAAAGTACAAACAAATTTCGTCTGAAATTCGAAAATTTTCACATTCCTCAACACATTCAAGCTTAACTTGATCAGGATCCAGAAATAACTATAGCGCTACCAGTTGATGGTATTAGTGTTTCAACAGCAAGAGTTTTTGTTAAAGAATAAGATCGCTTGAAACAAAACTTGTTTCGAGTTTTTCAGGCAAAATTTAATAGCAAAAGTTTATAGATTAGTAACGATTATCATTTTGATAGTTGCGTGTTTGAAGTTTCCTTTTTAATTATATGTATGTAAAGTTTCGGCTCTTAGTGATGGAATAACGACAACCGGACAACAAACGTCTTGCTGCCGctacttccctttttttccaaattccattccattccattataACCCATCGTCACATCGTCGCTTCTCTTTCTCCTACTCTCTCTCATTTTTGTACAGCGGTGCTAATGCAGCGGTACACCTGAAAAAAATTCCTTTTTACATGTATAGTATAAATCTATATTTTAATTGTGTTGTTTGGTAGTTGCCCGATAGTAAATACGAATATTTATGTGTGTTCgtttttaaattgtgtttgtctttttccTTATATTAGTTATATGTatgtaagtaaaaaaaaatacatttggtACTTCAAGCGGCATCTGAGCTTACGATCTATAGTTTTCAATTATATTCCATTTACACCGTTTATCAAATTAGTTTCATTGTAAAAATGCTTGATTTTTAATATAACTTAAatgtttggttttccttttgcagaaTTTTTATCGGTGATTCGCTAGATTGAACAAACAAAGGAAGCTAATTTTATCTGCTTAATTGACTACCGACCCTTGGTAATGTTCCGGAAGTCATCAATAACCCTTCTCattatggtttttattttttgcgtgTCTCATAGCATCACCACAATGTACCCCAACGTGATATCTGGTGTGTGCACAAAGAATAATGCACAgctaaaaatataaactatGTCATCATAATTGTTGTCATGAATCGCATCCCAGCCATCGAAAGGAAACGATGTAGACCGATTATTATCTCAAACACCCAGCGTATCTGTTCATCTTGTTCAATGGTGctacttttgttttatttgtctttAAATATTAGCGACCACTTCTAAATGAGTTTTGGAATTTTCCgtaatttcaatcaaatatacgtgcgtgtgtgagagtgttTGTACGAATGTGTGTAattataaatgaaaaaaattaaacgccTAATCATGATAAACACGAACCATAATGTGATTTATTTATGCCTGGTGTATTACGATACATCTACATGGCTGAATCAATCAGTTGATTCAAATATTGGCAGCAGAACTCCGTGAGACTTTCTCTAATGTTTGAAGTGTAGTAAAAAGAGATAGGGGAAACGACCACTCTTTTGGTTAGTAAATACTAAGAATTTTGTACAGCCCTTCAAATATCTTGTAATCCTCCTTTTTCTACTTTCATGTCTTTTTTCATTCTAACATCTTCATTTCATGATTGCGAAGAAAGATCATAACAGATCAGTATCACCTACCAGACTGGATAGAGCAGTtctaaataatgaataatgcaaGCGAGGTGCTCTGGGAGTTTTCGCAATTGATAGCACTAACGAATCAAACCTACTACAATGAATCTGATGGAGTTGGTTCGGTGACGTTCGATGTAAACTGTTGCTCAATTGCTCCAGACTTCACAAACTACCTGGAGTCACTACCGAATGACAAAGCCGGTCTGCTGGCATTCTTGTTTCTGTTCTCGTTTGCTACCGTATTTGGCAACTCACTTGTGATACTAGCCGTAATTCGCGAACGGTATCTCCATACAGCAACCAACTATTTTGTAACCAGTCTTGCCGTAGCCGACTGTTTAGTCGGATTAGTAGTGATGCCTTTTTCTGCGCTGTACGAGGTATTAGAAAATACATGGTTCTTTGGAACAGATTGGTGTGATATTTGGCGGTCGCTTGATGTTTTGTTCAGCACTGCCTCCATTCTTAACTTATGCGTCATTTCACTCGACCGATACTGGGCAATAACAGATCCATTTTCCTACCCGATGAAAATGACGCGTCGAAAAGCAGTTGCCCTAATAGCAGCAGTTTGGATCTGCTCAAGTGCTATCAGCTTCCCTGCTATTCTATGGTGGAGGGCAGTTCGTGAAGCTGATATGCCACCGTTCAAATGTACGTTCACAGAACACCTCGGGTACCTTGTATTTTCATCCACCATCTCATTTTACCTGCCGTTGCTGGTGATGGTATTCACTTATTGTCGAATATACCGAGCGGCCGCAATTCAAACGCGCTCACTCAAGCTCGGCACTAAACAAGTGCTAATGGCATCGGGGGAGCTGCAGCTTACCTTACGAATACATCGTGGCGGCACCACGCGTGAACGCCTTAATCATCCCCGACTGACTACCTCCGATCatctgcaacaacagcaacagcaggatCAATTACAGCCTCCTGCACACCAACCTTTATCTACTCAGCCACAATCTCCCCTCAACAgccagcatcagcaacatACCGCAAACTCTACACCAGAAGATCCAGACGATGAGCCATTATCAGCATTACAGAATAACGGATTGGGAGGACGGCATCGAACGCATAtggggaaaaacttttctctATCACGCAAACTGGCCAAATttgccaaagaaaaaaaggcagccAAAACACTAGGCATCGTTATGGGagtatttattgtttgctggTTGCCATTTTTCGTCGTCAATTTGCTATCCGGCTTATGTATGCATTGTATTGCGCACGAAGAAATTGTGTCAGCTGTGGTGACCTGGTTAGGGTGGATAAATTCCAGCATGAACCCAGTCATTTACGCTTGTTGGAGTCGGGATTTCCGAAGGTAAGTACCATTGCacttatttatattattattttcttacgCTGGATATTGTATCGTTGCAATAGAATAAATAGAAATAGATGGCAAGTGtcatattaataatattatctaaatactgatttgatttgatttgaatttaaacatgaatgaataataataattgtatcATTGCAATAGAATAAATAGAAATAGATGGCAAGTGtcatattaataatattatctaaatactgatttgatttgatttgaatttaaacatgaatgaataataataatttttcataaaataatatttcactCTGATTACACATTTTTGGGCCCGGTcgcatgatggtagcgacgccggtcttcacacgaacggactggaacaaaatcccatctggatcaaacccccgtacgcaggactgattatcctgcgacgggtaaataatgtaaaaaaaaggaaaaaaatggcaggcctggacctcttgaggttgttgtgccgatgaagaagaagaagatttcacattgttgaaattaaaccattgtttatcgttgttgttgttcaatcGTTGAATCGTTGGTTTTCTAATATAATATTAGTGAAGATTGGaaagtaaa
This sequence is a window from Anopheles marshallii chromosome X, idAnoMarsDA_429_01, whole genome shotgun sequence. Protein-coding genes within it:
- the LOC128713658 gene encoding dopamine receptor 2, translated to MNNASEVLWEFSQLIALTNQTYYNESDGVGSVTFDVNCCSIAPDFTNYLESLPNDKAGLLAFLFLFSFATVFGNSLVILAVIRERYLHTATNYFVTSLAVADCLVGLVVMPFSALYEVLENTWFFGTDWCDIWRSLDVLFSTASILNLCVISLDRYWAITDPFSYPMKMTRRKAVALIAAVWICSSAISFPAILWWRAVREADMPPFKCTFTEHLGYLVFSSTISFYLPLLVMVFTYCRIYRAAAIQTRSLKLGTKQVLMASGELQLTLRIHRGGTTRERLNHPRLTTSDHLQQQQQQDQLQPPAHQPLSTQPQSPLNSQHQQHTANSTPEDPDDEPLSALQNNGLGGRHRTHMGKNFSLSRKLAKFAKEKKAAKTLGIVMGVFIVCWLPFFVVNLLSGLCMHCIAHEEIVSAVVTWLGWINSSMNPVIYACWSRDFRRAFVRILCVCCPRKIRRKYQPTMRSKASQCQKAAIIASSSSNCSIYDNSYQRRNNRQVLGQQNRSGHHHHHHYRQHRHYCNNHYNRHRSRRNCDGLTDAGGTLHQRTNQQCAPTTVTSPIVTVTNSAPMPISGNISPCVMSMPRPVSITSIGQHLGCDTSQPRCSFSINSGLRTANRRVQRQVSSMERERNRIFDDPRPDMNRVPP